A region of the Lepidochelys kempii isolate rLepKem1 chromosome 24, rLepKem1.hap2, whole genome shotgun sequence genome:
tCAAAGCACATAGTTGCAGACAAGTGGTTCGGAGTACAGCTATTGTTCTAAGCCCCTTTGCCTTTAGTGCAGCAAACTGCTGTAAAGACGTTAGCTTCTAGTATAAACTAAAAACAGACTCCGTACTTTGAGTATTGCTGCTGTTCAAAGGGGCATGGTTGGGTTAAAAAATCCTACTAGTAAAGACTTTTAAGATTATGATtaagattattaaaactgaaagaatggCATCTTTGCCTTCGTGTCTTTGTGTACTCCTAGTTTACTGACGTTGCCTAGTCTTGTTTTGATCTCTAGtctttcactttcaggttcttaTGCAATGTCACAGTGTTGGGATTGCAAGTGCTGCAGGGTAACAATCTCTTCTTCAAGCCATTTCCCCCTGGATTTAAGTGTTCACAAACATTTCTCTTGGTCCTGGATTTTAGAATTTGTCTTATATAAATGTAGCCCCTCTGCCCGCTTTCCCCCCAATGTTTGACATACAATGGTTGGTTTCACATGTAGTGTGTTCTGTCAGTCAGTGTGTAATTTGGATTGGAAATTGCCATAATCTCTGCAAAGAATGAGACTTAATTGCTCTTCTGAGCGCCTGGCATCTTCCAGTATAGATGTTCTACTTCACTCAGCAGTTGGGCTTCCCTTTTGTAATTGATTCATGCAGCTCAATAGCAATATAGAGAGGAGACCTATATTCCCCTCACTCTTGCTGCTAGCTGATATGGTAAGGAGAGCATTACAACTGGAACGCTTTTTAATTTCTCACTGATGCTGAAAAGTTCCCCCAATACAGATTCCAAGGGCTCTGCTTTTAGTCTGCCAGCCCACGGATCTTCGGCTGTCCAGGTTTCTCTGAAACGCCTGAAATTAGTATAATATTCTCAAgcacctgccccactccccagaaATCCCctgcatgccaacattttttaaatgtagttttgATATTCAACCTGGGATCCCTACAGTGTATGTATCCTATTGAGTTGAACGAATCATACCATCACACAAAATCTTTTCTTGAGTTTGTTTCTGGCAGACAGTAGAGGGCTGAGCTCTGCTGCGGTGTGGGGCAGGATCATGAATTTTCATAGAGTGTTTTAGGTGCCAGGTTCTGTTTGTTAACCCCTGCCACTCATGAGAGCATCTAGTCTTGAAATCGTGCACCGTTCTTCTTCCTTTATATAGAAGCCCTGAAAGTCAGCTGGCTCAGTCCAGAAAGCAAGTGGCCAAGAAAAGCACGTCCTTCCGTCCTGGCTCTGTGGGGTCTGGACACTCTTCACCTGTTTCTCCTGTCCTAAGTGAAACTCCTCCCATGGGGAAAGCTGCAGTGAACCAGCAATATCGGTAAGCAAGCTCTAGTCTGGTTTCCCTTTAACATGCATGCTGCAGAATCCCTAGGCTCGTGCATATTTTACATGAGAATATGtgctgtttgtacagcgcctagcacgtTAGGTTCTGGTCCATGACCAGGGCTCTTAAGTGCTGTGATATTACTAATAATGAAAAGACCTGTTCTCTCTTTACAATGGTGCAGGTGTGCTAGCCAGCTCCCGGTATAGAGTTGAAAATCTTGTCCCTCTTCAGCCGCCGTAGGGTCATCCCCCTATTCCCTGTGGCTTTTTGCTCAGTGTAGTCAGTGGTGCTTCCCTAGGGAGCCTATCTTACGGTGTCTCTGAGGAGGGCTTCATGTGCCAAATCAAGCTGTTAGTGTTGCCTTTCTCCAGGGGGGAGGATCCTTAGTGTATCTTCTttgctgtctgtctctctccagtggAAGCTATTCCAGTGGCCAGCCAGGCAGCAGTGCGGTGCAGCCATTCCATGGCATGATGGATCGGGTGCCCAATGAGCCCTCGTACCGGGCCCCGATGGAGAAGCTCTTTTACCTGCCCCATGTCTGCAGCTACACCTGCCTGTCGCGGGTCCGCCCCATCCGGAGCGACCAGTACCGCAGCAAGAACCCCCTTCTCATCCCGCTTCTCTACGACTTCCGGCGCATGACTGCCCGCCGCCGCGTCAACCGCAAGATGGGCTTCCACGTCATCTACAAGACGCCGTGTGGGCTGTGCCTGCGTACCATGCAGGAGATTGAGCGCTACATCTTTGAGACGGACTGTGACTTCCTCTTCCTGGAGATGTTCTGCCTAGACCCCTACGTGCTGGTGGACCGCAAGTTCCAGCCCTACAAGCCCTTCTACTACATTGCAGACATCACCAAAGGCAAGGAGGACGTGCCGCTGTCCTGCGTCAATGAGATAGACACTACCCCTCCTCCACAGGTGGCTTATAGCAAGGAGCGCATCCCGGGGAAAGGAGTCTATATCAACACCGGCTGGGAGTTCCTCGTGGGCTGCGACTGTAAAGATGGCTGCCGAGACAAGTAGGTGACTCTGTGCAGTTCCTCACATCTCTGGGCCACACGTTGAGGAAAGACTCTGCAAATAGGCCTTGCTGCGTGGCCTGAATGTTACCAGCTCCTGGCTCGGTTGCACATAGTATGTGGGGGGTGGTAAGGAAGCAAATCTCAGAGGCCAGGGTTCCCCATGGAGAACACTGTCCCCAGTTCTGGGGTACTTGGCTTGAGCCTCCCAACTCGCTGCAGCAGCAGGAATGCTCTATAAAAGTGTGTCAGTAACACTGCTCTCGTAAGGTTGAGACTTAAGTTACCGTTTCTCAGCCGATTCCCAAGTATTCGAAAATCCACCTGTTTCTTCCGATTGTCTCAAAAATCGTTTCCCCTGGTGCGGATGCAGGTTAGGGTTGGTGGCCCCCGCTGATGGAGTGGGGGGTTCCCACAATAGCATTTTGCTTGTTCTAATTTCTTTTGCACATACCAAGGTCTCAGATTATGGCACAGATCCCACTGCCTCAGGATTGCTCTTGGCTAGTGTCCTGCCACCGCAGCTCCTTTGGGGAAGCAATGTTAAAAGTTTGGGGTAAAGGTTGGCTCTGCAGTGTGGCTCAAGTCATCTGAGCCTGTGCAGCAGGACAGGGGCTCTGTTGCAAGCCAATGTTTGAAGGTAACCTGCCATCAGAGTAAgtttgagggggaggagggggggctcAAAGTGACCTGCTGTAACACTGTATAGCAAGAGTCCTGCCCTTGGCAGAGAGTCCCAAATGTTCATACCCCGTCACATGTATGTGACTTGAAAGGTGTGACTTCTTTGGGGGGGCTTTGTGACCTTCAGATCTAAATGTGCCTGCCACCAGCTGACAGTCCAAGCAACAGGCTGCACCCCCGGTGGGCAGATCAACCCCAATTCTGGCTACCAGCACAAGAGGCTGGAGGAATGCCTCCCAACAGGGTGAGTAGAGTGGCGCTGTGCTTTTGTTAAGCTGGATTTCTGAGACCAGTATGGTCAATCTGACAACATATTGGAGAGCTAGTCATGCACGTCGGAACTCCTGGGTTGTGTTCCTGGCTTCCGCTTCCGCTTTCCCTGGCATTTGACAATCCATGCCTGACTCTCATCGCTGTAGTTACCGAATACCTCACAATTTTAATGTAGCTATTctcaaccaaaaaaaaacaaaaaaccccacccaacAAATAGGGCATTACAtgattcctattttacagatggggaaactgaggcacaggcttACGTGACTTGCACCTAgtcgcacaggaagtctgtgatgaAACAGGgaattgaagctgggtctcctgagtcccagtgtcATAACCAGTGCACCGTCCTGCCTCTAAGAAACTTCCCCACTTGCCAGGTGGGGGTAGTGCAATTCTTCCTTTCATGTGTTCTTGCAAAATGAAATTAGCTGGGAAGCACTTTGAGCACCTCTGATGATTTGACTGTTCAAGTCCAAGATATTGCTAAGGCTCCATGGCAAATTGGTCCTAGACATGGCACCAGGGAGGGGTTCAGCTTCTGTGGCACTCAAATGCAGCCGGCTGGATATTCTGTGACCGCTTCAGATTCACTGCAGAACTGAAATGTTGCTGAATGTGGTGAATGCAATCAGTGGGAGCCGTctgtcacattgcttaatgctcTAATGGAAGGCACTCGGGTATCGTAGAAGAGTTGCTAAATTGTAGAGGACCGACTGGTCAACTGCAGTTAAGGTTTATTTTTATAGTAATGCTGTCCCTGAATTTTCAATGTACTGTTGATTTATGTATGTATTCGTATTAGTAACACAAACGCATTGGAGAAAGCAGGGGGCTTCTGCACCAAAGTAATTATGCATTATTTCAGTCTACAGCGATCCAGCCTTATTACATGGGGTGTGTCAAATCCCCCAGTACGTCACTAGAAATCACTCACTTCTTATGGCAAGCGATTTACTTTGAATGAATTTTTTTCTCTACACAGCAAAAGCACACTTCAGATGCAGGGTTATGTCTGGACTTCTGTCCACTTCTACCTCTAACAGGGATAGGTCCAGTGCTCTTCAGCTGGGAAAACTGCCCTGAGTGGGTTTTATATCAGTTTTTGTAACAAGCAGTACCAATGCTATGCGCCCTCTAGAGTGGAAAGCTGGGATTTCCCCATTTGTCAAAATATCACATGCACAAAACCCAGGCAGTGCTAATAATGTAACATGGCAAGATTCAAAAGGAAACCAGGCAAATGGAGTGGCCTAGTCTCTCCTCTGTTTGGGGGGATTTTAAGAGCTCAGTCTGGGCTTTGAAACTTGCAGCAATAACCATCTGCTTTCCCTTCCCCAGAGTCTATGAATGTAACAAGAGATGCAAATGCAACACAAACATGTGCACCAATCGCTTGGTACAACATGGACTCCAAGTCAGACTCCAGCTATTCAAGACTCAGAACAAAGGCTGGGGAATCCGCTGCCTTGATGATATTGCCAAGGGCTCTTTCGTCTGCATCTATGCAGGTACAGGTGCCATGCCGCAGTGGTACTGAATATCCATCTGGAAGTCCTTTGGTTAAAATCGGGCACGACTAACACAGATCTGTCTTATGAAATGTCTGCTCCTACTAGACTGGGCTATCGCCAACGGTCACAGAAATCCTAAATTACCctttcttaaacaaaacaaatatttatgtaAAATGACACCGGCATTCggttttctttttacagaactTCAGACGTGAACAGAATTGTCACAGACCTCCTCGCGTGCATGTTAAACTCATTTAAGGATGCATTGCAGTTTCATCCCTGCCTTTCCCCGTAAACAAGGAAATACAGAAACCATGGTGACTGCGATGCCAGTATTGAAAAGTGAAGCATTTGCCTAGAGCGAAGGCTTCCCTTGCGGCATTAATTCAGCAGCATTGCACAGATATAGCTACCTGCTTCCTGTTTGTTTAAACAATCGAGCACTGGGTTGCCAATAATTGAGTGTTGATGTTGCTTCAGTGCTAGTTTCTTATACGAACTTGTGTTCTTGGCCTACGTGACTCCAGATGTCATCGCCAGTGTAGAGACTGGACACTCTGGCTAATCAGTCCTCTCTTCCGAGCGTCCCTGGCTGGGTAGGGCTTTCATGCAGTCATGAAAGTGCAGTaggtttaacaaaacaaaaaaagggccTTAAACAGGGCTAGGTTCTCCCTGCTGGCTTTACAGCTTGTTTCAGTGACCTGCCGGGGAAGCTCCGCAGTAGGGCAGATTGGAAATGCTGCCCCAGTGCCTCAGAGCCCTCACTGTCTGTGGGCTGGGCTTCCTGGCTGTACTATTTTCCATGACACACTATGGGCCCTCCTCTTGCTTGTGCTtgcattgtgggagatgtagtcccTCTGGGGATCCCAGCATGTAGAGGAAAATAGGGACATGAAGGTCCTGAACTGCAGCTCCCATGAGGCCTCGTGGTGGCATTTCAGATTAAAAGTTCTGTTTTCTGGTGttcgttttttttttaacaaagttgAATTTTTCCATGGAAGCCAgacgcctttttttttttttttttcacttaaaTTCTTGAGTCCAAATCCAATTATCCAATGAAAAATAGCTTCAGTGGAAAACTTTCCACCGGCCTTACTCAGCTGTTGTTATACTTTCAGCTCCCTGATTTGGGGGTCAACGAGGGTCATCTCAGGCACACCAAGCTGTTTTAACCCTCCTTGCCTTAGCCACAGGCATAGCCTGCTTTGTTTTCAGAGCATAGCTTGGGAGTAGACCCAGGCCTGTTTCCTTTTGAAGGGGTAACACACCCACTAAAGTTCATGCCGCGCTCGTTTTCCAGGGAAAATCCTGACGGACGACTTTGCCGACAAAGAAGGGCTGGAGATGGGGGATGAGTACTTCGCCAACCTGGATCACATTGAGAGCGTGGAGAACTTCAAGGAGGGCTACGAAAGCGATGCCAAGTGCTCCTCCGACAGCAGTGGCGTGGACCTGAAGGATGAAGAGGAAGAGAACACCGGCACCGAGGAGCAGGATGAGTCCAACGAGGACAGCTCTGATGACAACTTCTGTAAGGACGAGGATTTCAGCACCAGCTCGGTGTGGCGCAGCTATGCTACCCGCCGGCAGACCCGGGGCCAGAAGGAGAATGGCCTGTCTGAGACAGCCTCCAAGGACTCCGGCCTCACCAGGCAGATCAGCCATGACGAGGTCGCCGTGACCGCCGCCTGCAAACTACCCGTGTCTGAGGAGACCTCCAAAAACAAAGTGGCCTCATGGCTGAGCTCCAACAGCATGTCGGACAGCTTCCAGGACAATGATAGTGCCTCCTCGTTCAAGATGACCGAGGCCAGCGAGGTCAAGGCAGGCAAAGTGGAAGTCCTGGGTGACCGAGAGAAGCCCTCCACTTCTGGGCTTGGGGGCAAGGAGGCCTTTGGCTTGGATGCAGACTCAAAGATGCAGAAGAAGGAGGTAAGAGAGAGGCTGATGTAGTGATGCTCTAAGTACATGGCATTCCCAGTCTCTGGGGAGATGGAGCATCAGCACCCCTCTTTATAGATGAGGTGCAGAGGAGGGGAATGCCTGGACCAGCCATGCCATGTAGCATTCCTGGATCCCAAGGCTGTGTTCAGCTAGGCTACAGTGCCATTTTGTACAGCCGGCCTCGCCTTGGTAtctgtgaagtagggaagcatTCTCCTGATTGCATGCATGGGAAAACAGGCGCAGAGAAGGCAAGTGACATGCCCAGGGTCAAACAGGGAGGCTGTCACTGAGCCAGAAATAAAACCCAAGACTTCAGTCCCAGGTCAGTGCCCCCTctgctagatcagtggttctcaattagGGGTCTTAGGCCTCCTGGGGGGGCCCTGAGCAGGTTTCAAgggggctgccaagcagggccagctgcATAGGGTTGAAGCCcaggcctgagccctgccacccagggctgaagccaaagcctgagcaatgtatcttcatgggggcccctgtggcataaGGCCCcagacaattgccctgcttgctaccccctaacaccggccctggcttttatatgcagaaaaccagttattgcatatggggcctcagaaagaaaaaggatgagaacccctgtgctagatcATCCTTCCTACAGCATACACTTTAAACTTGTTCAAGGGAATTGCAGCATTGAGTAGAGAAGTATCAAAAGACCCAAGTGCTAATTTGCATAATACCTAATTACTTGGCCAAGCGGCAACTAACAGGAAGGGTAGAAGCACTGAGGGATTGGAGTGATCCAAGGGCTATTACTCGAAGGAATGGATGACATTAAGAAGGGGAAGAATGCAGGGAAGACTTAACAGTTTGATCTGTTGCACCGTGGAATAGTCTCCTACGGGAAGGTGAAGTGTCCTATTGTAAGATACTTAATCCCTGGAGGACAGATTTAAGGCCCAAACCTGTGCTGAGCAGCGTCAGTGGACTTTATGGAAATGAGATTGAAAATTAAGCCCTTGTAGAAGGCTGGAAAGCCCCAGATGAGTATATCCGGTGGAAACCAGTCCCCAGAAGAGTCTCTGTTTATAGCACCTGGGTCTTATGGCTAGTGGGTTACAGTACTTCAAGTCTCTGAGATGCTAGATCTATATTCACAGAAAGCGAAATGCAGCCTGCAGAAGAGGTGTTAACTGTCTCTTACTTTTTTCACTTTGTAGGAATCTGAAGAGCCAAACAAGCTTTCGCTGTAAGTGTTGAAATATTTGAATTTGAGTGAAACATTGCAGTTTACCAGTGCTCTCTGGGTATCTTTACCGACACAATCACTGTCGCATGTAGATGCCTCCCCGGTAATTAAGCTAGCCTCTGTGTACAGCCAGTGAGGGAGGTCCATGGTAGATGAGTGAGAAACCAGCTCCATGCCAACAGAGGGGGCCGGGAAAGCTGCTGCATTACTACCGAGGCTGGTTAAGCCCTTGCATGTTAGGCCGTGGAACTGGACTGGGTAGATTAGCAAGTTATACAGTCAGCTGTGAGCGTCTCTTACCTTCTCCAGTTCTGTGTTAGAAGCTCTCCTGGGCATCACTGTGTTTCCGAGTATCCCTAGGACAGGTGGGGGAGATGGCTAGGAAGCGGCGTGCATGACTTATTTTGTTCTTGCCCCCTCCAGGGCATCTGAGACAGGCAAGGTGTATGGCTATAATCCAAGCCCTATGAAACTCGAGGGGATCCGGAGGCCACCAAGCAAGACGATCATGCATCAGAGCAAAAGGCACttggctcctccccagcaagcGGCTGACGTAAGAATCGtgctttagggcctgatctttgAAGACTGGCCTGTGCCTTGTGGGCTTTTTGGTTTGCACTGCAAAACGGCAGGCGGTGTGAGGCTCTCTTTAAACTCGAGCTTTACATGCTCCAGCCTGATTAAGAGCCAGCCCCCAGTCCAGTGGATTATGATTGCTAGTTCCTTGTGATTACATCTTTCCAGGGTTTGCTTTGAATTGCAGGCACCTGTATTTGGGTTTTGAAGGCTCTGGCTCACTATGGTAAAGCAGCTGTAGTGACTTGGTCTAAATGGGGTGAGGGATTCCGCTGTGGGGACTCTTCCATGCGTGGTGTTCAGATGATTGCCAGACTTAGTGTTAAGAAGGAATTGTCCCTAGGGCACATTGAGAGGGACCGTAGGTTTCCTTATGCCTTCCCCTAGGACACTGAGCATCTGTTTGGGTCAGATAGACCTATCCCATGTGGTTGATCTCTCACAATTCCAGCGAGCGTGGATGGATCTTGGCACTTATTTCTTTTTGTAAGAGATCGTTCACTCCAGGCTGCACGACAACCACTTGTGTTCTGTGATCCTTAGCTCTTTGTATGAaatatgacacacacaacatTATGCACtgaatttggggttttttaaatcaaaacactTTTTTTGCATCATTAACTCCTAATTGCAGAACATAAAAAAGGAAGCTAATCAAATCAGCCCTTGTTGCTATTATAAAAGTTGATGAAACCAAACTTCTGACCATTAGTGGTCATTAAAGAACTTATTTCACGCAGCGAGGGGAGGCATGTTACCTCCCAGTGTTCTGGTCAAATTCCACCTTGGAGTTACTAACCAGCCTCTCTGattttccccctgcagtttcaaccTGAACATTATTCTTTTCCCATTTAATAAACTGTGGACTGTAGTGCTGCTTTGTGCTGTTAGCTGCCACGtaccacctcagaggtggctaaAATCCTTCCTGTCCAAATAGTCTTCAAGCCAAAAGTTGCTATAGAAATTTTTCTGAAGGCTCTAGGCCTGTTCATCAGGGTTCCAGGACccagggttctgttcctgcctttTTCGTGTGTGTATTTAAAATGACTTCCCAAGGGTATCGGAAGCTTTAATGAATGAAAGGGCTTTGATAGTTGCTGAAAGGTTCTATAGAAAGGCACAATATTTAAGCACAGCTCCTTGGAGAAAGGGGAATTAATACTCTCCGAGGCTTTAGCAGCATGCTGGAGAAGGTAAAATGATGCTTTTGGCCTGCATTGCAACCCCTCTGAGACGCTGGTACACGTGCCTGTTTCCAGGATGTGCTGACACTGTCAAGTAGCACGGACAGCGAGGGGGAGAATGGCCAGCCGGCAGCAGGACAAGCGCAGGGCAACACGAATGATAGTGATGACATCCAGACGATTTCCTCTGGCTCCGAGGAAGAGGACATTGATGATAAAAAGAATTCCTCTTCCGGGCTAGGTAGGTGCAGCAGGGGCATTTGGCGAAGGGCTAATGGGATTGAACAGGGAGCTCTGTACAGAGGGCAGATGCAGGAGAAGAAACTGTTCAGAAGCAATAGGAGGTGTTGCTAACATGATGACAAATGTGTCTCCAGTGCCCGGGGCAGAACAGCCGTTTCTACATGTTACGCTGGTCCCAGTGCAGCTGACTACAGACTAAATTCTAATTGAGGGCTAAAGTTTCTCAAAGTGActggttttgggtgcccaacttgagacactttaaagggacCTGACTTCAGGTAGGTGCTTGGCccttcctgaaaatcaggcccctcacagtgggcacccaaaattactcCTCAGTCTGGAAAACTTTAAGCCTGAGATTCTGAAGAAAGAGCGATTTATTTTTCTGTGGATTTCTGGGCATGGACTGGCGTTGAGCAGGGATTCCAGgatccctgggtcccagcttcaGAGAGGATTCAGGATTTTGTCCCAGCTCTAGAAGCTGAATCCTGAATGGTTTGAGTCTTGGCTGAAACAGGACAGTTTGTTAGCAGGCAGCGCTGATTGAGTTGAACTGATTTCAGCTAAAGTACTATCACTGTCTTCGATCCCTTTAAGAAAGTGAGAGGAAACCTCGCGGTGATGATTTCTCTGGTTTGGCAGGTCCCATTAAAAGGCAAGTGGCAGTGAAGTCCACACGAGGTTTTGCCCTTAAATCGACTCACGGGATTGCCATAAAGTCGACCAATATGGCATCAGCTGACAAGGGGGAGAACATGCTCGTGCGCAAAAACACCCGCCAGTTTTATGACGGCGAAGAGTCCTGCTATATCATCGATGCCAAACTCGAAGGGAACCTCGGCCGTTACCTCAATGTGAGTTCCCTGTTCTTGCGTGCTCTCCTAGGCAGTGCTGCATGTGTCCTCTCGGAGCATCAACAGTGCTGTCTGGCTCTCGGCTTCTGTTTGATTTGAGCAAATGTTGCACAGGAGTTTCACTTCTCTTAGGTAGCCTTGTGGGTCCGAAGCAAGTTCCCCATTTGCCGTGCTTCTAACTTCAGCCCTGTCCCGGAGGGTTTCCTCCTCCGGCTGACATGGTTAGGTGGGAGACCAGTGACTGCCAGTTCTGGTGGCTATTAAGTCAACACCTATCCACTAGGGACCGAACTGAGTTCAGTGTCGCTTCAAACATCCGTTACTGAGCTGTCCCAGTGCAGGGTGCTGGACTTCAACTCTCCAGGTCCCACCCAGCCCTCTAGTTCTGTGATTTAAAGGTGAACATTAACCTGCAGCTTGTCTGCTTTGGGTTTGTACGGGATTCTGTTTGTTGCTCTGTGCTCGACTCTAGACCTGCTTAGCAAGGAAGTGAAACCTGTCAAAGCAGCTGCTCCATAGTGGAGCGCATTTGCTCTTGCTGTTGGGTGGGGGATGGAAACGCAAGAGTTGAAGACGGATGCGAAGTGCGGTTGTGTGACATACACGCAGCTACTAAAGCTATAGCTTAGCACTTATTCCATGTAGTGCGTGTGGTAAGAAAATAGTAACCCCTATTTCAGTGGGCTTAAATCGGACTCAGTGACTTACTTACTGATCTACCTGTTTAAAAACACTGTATCCCACAGCCTGCTTGTTCCCTGCCTGCCACAAGTGCCTGTTCATAAAGTGGCTTCTCTTGTCCCTTTACAGCATAGCTGCAGCCCCAATCTGTTTGTGCAGAATGTTTTTGTGGACACGCATGATCTCCGTTTCCCTTGGGTTGCCTTCTTCGCTAGCAAGTAAGTGATCTGATGCTGAGGGGTTTTGTTGGCTGTCGGGCTGCTGCTGGTGCCGCTGGTTGCTTTTTAGTTCCTGATGGTTCAGGAGGTTGAAAACTTCACCAGGAGGCAAGACATCTTCAGAAGTTGTACTTGGCTTGTGCCATGAGGATTCTAATGTGGTCTTGTGACTAGACCTGGGATTGGGGAATCAGGGCTTCTGGTTTCTTTTCCTAGCTCAGTCCCTGGCTTattgtgagcttgggcaagtggCTCGTGGAGAGACTTTCAAAGTCACAAGGTGCAGTTTAGGCACCCATCTGCCTTTGAAAGTCTTCCCCACAGGGCCTGCAGTACCAGCTCTTGCCAAAGTAACTGGGAGCTGCAAGTTCTCCGTGCTTCTGGGGAAAAAGGTGCGGCCACTTAATCGTTGGTGAAATAGTGACATTGCACCTTTCACAGATCGTGAAGCTTAATCTCTCAAGTACTTCTGTGGCCTTGATTACTGTAGCATATGAGCACCTCAGATCTTTAAGGAGGTAGAACAGGGCTTTTATGCCTCTTGTACAGATGAGGACTGAGGCCCAGAATGGTCTCTAGGACCTGGCAgaacaaggaattgaacccaggtttcttgGGTCGCAGGTTaaggctctaaccactaggctgtcCTGCCTCTGAATCCTATAATGAAATGTACTGGACCAGCCTTTGCTTTCTGGTCTTCCCAAAAAGAGCAACTACAGCACCCCTGTGGTGGTCTGGCAGTAGCAGGGAAACAGTCTTGGTCCATAGCCGCTGGCTACgctgccctctccccacccacctcttTGTCACATGGGCTTCTTCCTTGTAAAGCTTGTGAAATGCTTCTGTTCCCCTGAGGCTGGTGGCACTGCCAAGGCACGGATCTCGCCCATCAACAGGCATCAGCTTTGCCCTGTGTCTGCTGGCCGAGATGCACAGACTTCCTTGAGGCCAGCAACTGCATCCCTTTCTGCTAGTTAAGTAACATGCTCACTTCCCTTCCTT
Encoded here:
- the SETDB1 gene encoding histone-lysine N-methyltransferase SETDB1 isoform X11, yielding MRSIRACALVPLSIGADLSFAGYRRRKCRDVPSGPLPAAAPQKQCPPPGESPGGAKMDSPEVTELQQEVMEELGISMEELQQFIDEELEKFECVKQRKQQLEELEKSVEQKEAEVAYVDQLFNDASRAIGKCEILVKDLYSKLGLQYRESSSEDEDSASKPMEVIEIPDEDDDDVMSIDSGWKRSETSNRISKDQTLLREAMAAMRKSAQDVQKFMEAVNKKTNAQDLQKDGLSSPPSSVGASQQVSSALAGGDLSNDGDLVVGMRILGKKRTKTWHKGILIAIQAVGAGKKFKVKFDNKGKSLLSGNHIAYDYHPSAEKLYVGSRVVAKYKDGNQVWLYAGIVAETPNMKNKLRFLIFFDDGYASYVTQSELYPICRPLKKTWEDIEDVSCRDFIEEYISAYPNRPMVLLKSGQLIKTEWEGTWWKSRVEEVDGSLVKILFLTDAVNVTMFSLPQDDKRCEWIYRGSTRLEPMFSMKTSTASTLEKKQGGQMRTRPNVGAVRSKGPVVQYTQELTGTSPQFKPIEQVQAMSLAAPSVSPQPAEMESPESQLAQSRKQVAKKSTSFRPGSVGSGHSSPVSPVLSETPPMGKAAVNQQYRGSYSSGQPGSSAVQPFHGMMDRVPNEPSYRAPMEKLFYLPHVCSYTCLSRVRPIRSDQYRSKNPLLIPLLYDFRRMTARRRVNRKMGFHVIYKTPCGLCLRTMQEIERYIFETDCDFLFLEMFCLDPYVLVDRKFQPYKPFYYIADITKGKEDVPLSCVNEIDTTPPPQVAYSKERIPGKGVYINTGWEFLVGCDCKDGCRDKSKCACHQLTVQATGCTPGGQINPNSGYQHKRLEECLPTGVYECNKRCKCNTNMCTNRLVQHGLQVRLQLFKTQNKGWGIRCLDDIAKGSFVCIYAGKILTDDFADKEGLEMGDEYFANLDHIESVENFKEGYESDAKCSSDSSGVDLKDEEEENTGTEEQDESNEDSSDDNFCKDEDFSTSSVWRSYATRRQTRGQKENGLSETASKDSGLTRQISHDEVAVTAACKLPVSEETSKNKVASWLSSNSMSDSFQDNDSASSFKMTEASEVKAGKVEVLGDREKPSTSGLGGKEAFGLDADSKMQKKEESEEPNKLSLASETGKVYGYNPSPMKLEGIRRPPSKTIMHQSKRHLAPPQQAADDVLTLSSSTDSEGENGQPAAGQAQGNTNDSDDIQTISSGSEEEDIDDKKNSSSGLGPIKRQVAVKSTRGFALKSTHGIAIKSTNMASADKGENMLVRKNTRQFYDGEESCYIIDAKLEGNLGRYLNHSCSPNLFVQNVFVDTHDLRFPWVAFFASKRIRAGTELTWDYNYEVGSVEGKELLCCCGAIECRGRLL
- the SETDB1 gene encoding histone-lysine N-methyltransferase SETDB1 isoform X8; protein product: MGPGAKMDSPEVTELQQEVMEELGISMEELQQFIDEELEKFECVKQRKQQLEELEKSVEQKEAEVAYVDQLFNDASRAIGKCEILVKDLYSKLGLQYRESSSEDEDSASKPMEVIEIPDEDDDDVMSIDSGWKRSETSNRISKDQTLLREAMAAMRKSAQDVQKFMEAVNKKTNAQDLQKDGLSSPPSSVGASQQVSSALAGGDLSNDGDLVVGMRILGKKRTKTWHKGILIAIQAVGAGKKFKVKFDNKGKSLLSGNHIAYDYHPSAEKLYVGSRVVAKYKDGNQVWLYAGIVAETPNMKNKLRFLIFFDDGYASYVTQSELYPICRPLKKTWEDIEDVSCRDFIEEYISAYPNRPMVLLKSGQLIKTEWEGTWWKSRVEEVDGSLVKILFLTDAVNVTMFSLPQDDKRCEWIYRGSTRLEPMFSMKTSTASTLEKKQGGQMRTRPNVGAVRSKGPVVQYTQELTGTSPQFKPIEQVQAMSLAAPSVSPQPAEMESPESQLAQSRKQVAKKSTSFRPGSVGSGHSSPVSPVLSETPPMGKAAVNQQYRGSYSSGQPGSSAVQPFHGMMDRVPNEPSYRAPMEKLFYLPHVCSYTCLSRVRPIRSDQYRSKNPLLIPLLYDFRRMTARRRVNRKMGFHVIYKTPCGLCLRTMQEIERYIFETDCDFLFLEMFCLDPYVLVDRKFQPYKPFYYIADITKGKEDVPLSCVNEIDTTPPPQVAYSKERIPGKGVYINTGWEFLVGCDCKDGCRDKSKCACHQLTVQATGCTPGGQINPNSGYQHKRLEECLPTGVYECNKRCKCNTNMCTNRLVQHGLQVRLQLFKTQNKGWGIRCLDDIAKGSFVCIYAGKILTDDFADKEGLEMGDEYFANLDHIESVENFKEGYESDAKCSSDSSGVDLKDEEEENTGTEEQDESNEDSSDDNFCKDEDFSTSSVWRSYATRRQTRGQKENGLSETASKDSGLTRQISHDEVAVTAACKLPVSEETSKNKVASWLSSNSMSDSFQDNDSASSFKMTEASEVKAGKVEVLGDREKPSTSGLGGKEAFGLDADSKMQKKEESEEPNKLSLASETGKVYGYNPSPMKLEGIRRPPSKTIMHQSKRHLAPPQQAADDVLTLSSSTDSEGENGQPAAGQAQGNTNDSDDIQTISSGSEEEDIDDKKNSSSGLGPIKRQVAVKSTRGFALKSTHGIAIKSTNMASADKGENMLVRKNTRQFYDGEESCYIIDAKLEGNLGRYLNHSCSPNLFVQNVFVDTHDLRFPWVAFFASKRIRAGTELTWDYNYEVGSVEGKELLCCCGAIECRGRLL